GCCCGCGTCGGCCGCCGGTTCCTTCGCGCTGAACCCGAGCATGCTCGACGCGGCGCTGCAGACCACGCTCGGCCTGGTCCTCGGCGAGCAGGGCGGCGACCTCTCCGAGGCGGCGCTGCCGTTCGCGGTCCGCGAGGTGCAGGTGCTGGCGCCGACCCCGAGCCAGGGCTTCGCGCTGGTCCGCCGCGCCGCCGACGACCGCCGCGACTCCGGGGTGCGGCGGCTCGACGTCGACCTGTGCGACGACACCGGCGCGGTGTGCGTGCGCATCCTGGGCTTCAGCACCCGCGCCCGGAAGCGGCGCGCCACGGCCCCGGAGGTCACCGCGCCGGAGGCGCCCGCGCTGCTGATCGAACCGGCCTGGAGCCGCGCCGCGGCGCCCGAAGCGGCCGCCGAGCAGGTCAACCACCACGTGGTGCTCTGCGAACTGCCCGCGATCGACGCCGGGGAACTCGGCGGACTGCTCGGCGGCGGCGGTGAGCACTGGCACGGCACCGGCGAGGTCGAGGACCGCTACACCGGTTACGCCGAACGCCTCCTGGAGCTGGTGCGCGATCAAGCGCGCCAGCCCGCGCCGCGCCTCGTCCAGGTCGTCACGCCCGCGGGCTCGCCGTGGCTGGGCGGGCTCAGCGGCATGCTGCGCACCGCGCGGCTGGAACACCCGAAGCTGCTGACCCAGTGGATCGAGATCGACGACGCGCCCTCGGCCGTGGCGCTCGCCGACCGGCTGCGCCGCGACGCCGCCGACTCCGAACAGGAAGTGGTGCGCCACGCCGGCGGCGCGCGGCAGGTCTCGCGCTGGCGCGAGATCCCCGCGCCCGCGCCGGAACTGCCGTGGCGCGACGCCGGTGTCTACCTGCTCACCGGCGGTGCCGGTGGCCTCGGCGCGCTGGTCGCCGAGGAGATCGCCCGGCGCGTCCAGTCGCCCGCGCTGGTGCTGTGCGGGCGCAGCCCCGCCGGACCGGAGCAGGAAGAGCTGCTGCTGCGGCTGCGCGCGGCCGGGGCCAAGGCCGACTACCGCGCGCTCGACGTCGCCGACCGGGACGCGGTGTTCCAGGCGGTGCGCGAGGTCGAGGCCCGGCACGGCGCGCTGCACGGCATCGTGCACGCCGCCGGCGTGCTGCGCGACGGCTTCCTCGCCCGCAAGAGCGCGGCCGACGTCCGCGACGTGTTCGCCGCGAAGGTCACCGGGCTGCGCCACCTCGACGAGGCCAGCGCGCACTCGGCGCTGGAGTGCTTCATCGGGTTCTCCTCGATGGCCGCGTTCGGCAACGTCGGCCAAGCCGACTACGCCGCCGGGAACGCCTTCATGGACGGCTACGCCGCGCACCGCGAAGCCCTGGTGGCGCGCGGGGAACGGTCCGGCCGGACGCTGGTGGTGAACTGGCCGCTGTGGGACAAGGGCGGCATGGGCGGCGCCGCCTCCACGGTGGACCTGCTCGAATCCGTGGGCATGCGCCCGATGCGCGCGGACGTCGGCATCGACGCGCTGCACCGGGCGTGGGCGGCCCGGCTGCCGCAGGTCATCGCGCTCGACGGGGACCACGCGCGGATGCGCGAGCAGTTCGTGCCCGCCCCGGTCGCCGAGCCGGAACCGGTGCTGCCCGCGGTCTCCGCGCCCGCACCGGTCGCTCAGGCACCAGCCGCTCCGGCACCGGTCGCTCCCGCACCGGCGGCTCCCGCACCGGTCGCCGCCGCACCGGCGGCGAGCGACGTGCTGCCGGTCGTCGCGGACCTGATGGCCTCGCTGCTGGAGATCGACCCGGCGGAGCTGCCGCACGACGCGCCGCTGATCGACTACGGCTTCGACTCGATCTTCATGATGCAGTTCCTCACCCAGGCGCAGACGCACGTCGACGCGAACCTCACGCTCGACGTGATCGCCGACTGCGACACCCTCCAGGAGATCGCCGCCGCGATCGCCGGTGCCTCCGCGCCGGAATCCGCGCCCGCGCCCCGCGAACCCGTCGCGGCCGTCCCGGAACCGGTGGTGATCCCGGAACCGCGCCGCGAACCGGTCTCGGCGAACGAGTTCCCCGAACTGGTCAGGATGAACGGCGTCACCGAGGGCCGCCCGGTGTTCTGGGTGCACCACGGCAACGGCGGCGTCGAGTCCTACGCGCCCGTCGCGGCACGCACCGCGCGGCCGTTCTACGGCATCCAGCCCAAGGGGTGGATCGACGACACCGAGATCCTCACCGGGCAGGTCGCGATGGCCGAGTTCTACGCGTCGCTGATCCTCGCCGTGCAACCCGAAGGCCCCTACGACATCGGCGGGTTCTCCCTCGGCGGCCTGTTCGCCTACGAGGTCGTGCGGCAGCTGCAGCTGCGCGGCGCGGAGGTGAACACGCTGGTCATGCTCGACACGCTCGACGCGGCGGCGACGAACAAGGCCAACGACATCATCGTCGGCGGCGACTTCAGCCCCGAGGTGGTCTCGAAGGTCAGCGACTACCGCGCGGTGAACCTGATCCTCGGCAACAACAGCTTCGAGTCGCACGGCGGCAACACGCCGATCCTGACCCGCGAGGAGGTCGACACCACCCTCGACGGCCCGGCGTTCCTGGACTCGCTGATCGAGGCGGCGTTGGAGCGGGGCATCAAGAAGACCGAGGCGCAGCTGCGTTCGCGGGTGCGGCAGCTGTCGCGCTACCTGGAGGCCACCCAGCTGGAGCGCTACGAGCTGCGCCCGCTGCCGAAGCCGGACGGGTTGCGCTGCTACTACCTGCGCAACGCCAGCGGCGAGTTCTTCGGCGCGTTCCGCGAGTTCATGGTGCTGTTCCCGAACCCGGAGCTGCCCGAGGTCGACGGCAGCGGTTACTGGCAGGGCTGGCCGGAGCACATCGACGACTTCTTCACCATCGACGTCGACACCGCGATGCACTCCGAGGTGATGACGGCCCCGGCGTCGCTGGAGAAGCTGATGCGCCTGGTCGACCGGCTCTACGCGCCCGAGACCGAAGGTGGTCGCTGACATGCGCGCGGTGATCTTCCCCGGCCAGGGCGCCCAGCGGCGCGGCATGGGACGGGAGCTGTTCGACACCTACCCGCAGGCGGAGCGGGAAGCCTCCGAGGTGCTCGGCTACTCGATCCGGCAGCTGTGCCTGGAGGATCCGGACAAGCGGCTCGGCGACACCCGCTACACCCAGCCCGCGCTGTACGTCGTCGGGACCCTCGCCTACCGCAAGTGGCGCGAGGACGGCGCCGCCGAACCGGACCGGTTCGCCGGGCACAGCCTCGGCGAGTACTGCGCGCTGCACGCGGCGGGCGCCTTCGACTTCGCCACCGGGTTGCGCCTGGTCCAGCGGCGCGGCGAGCTGATGTCGCAGGCCCGCGGCGGTGGCATGGTCGCGGTGCTCGGGCTCGATCCGGCGCGGCTGCGCGGATTGCTGGACGAGGGCGGGTTCGGGTCGCTGGCCGTGGCCAACGACAACGCGCCCGCCCAGCAGGTCGTCTCCGGCGAGGTCGACACCATCGCGGAACTGGTGCCGCACCTGGAATCCCGCGAGATCCGGTGCGCCCGGCTCAACGTCTCGGGCGCCTTCCACTCGCCGCTGATGCTGGAGGCCAAGGATGAATTCGCCTGCTACCTCGGCGAATTCCGGCTCGGCGACCCGCGCGTCCCGGTGATCGCGAACGCCACCGCCGCGCCGTACCGGGCGGGGGAGACGGCGCGGGTGCTCGCCGAGCAGATCGTGCGGCCGGTGCGCTGGACGGAGAGCGTGCACCACCTGCTCGACGCGGGCG
This window of the Saccharopolyspora gloriosae genome carries:
- a CDS encoding SDR family NAD(P)-dependent oxidoreductase — its product is MSTPIESLDDLHRLISEGRVGQDEALRLLRAWKRGERPQPADVQPAAAQPAAAQPASAQPTSAQPASASGGPDADDLAERVCEVVVEKVCGLLKVDPTDLDVDVELSEYGLDSLIISQLVNMVNESLGLDLVPTVLFEHPTLRAFSAFVAAEHAPELATAFGVAPAAAAEPVNPVAAQPVPRAEPVAAQPAAPTPVPAAPAPAPNDDPIAIVGISGKFPMADDLDEYWANLRDGRDCIGEVPADRWDWREYYGDPLAEPGRTNVKHGGFMDGVADFDPLFFGIAPKDAVHMDPQQRLLMLYVWKALEDAGYSADDLAGSDLGLFVGTNDTGYGLLSDRSAARGRSVTPTGSVPSVGPNRMSYFLDVHGPSEPVETACSSSLVAIHRGVAAIERGEADMAVVGGINTIVVPDGHVSFSRSGMLSADGRCKTFAADADGYSRGEGVGMLVLKPLSAAERDGDHVHGLVRSTAENHGGRANSLTAPNPKAQAAVIRRAYAKAGIDPRTVGYIEAHGTGTKLGDPIEINGLKDAFAELYAGAPVTDAHVGIGSVKTNIGHLELAAGVAGVLKVLLQLRHRTLARSLHSEQVNPFIDLEGSPFRLVRESQEWVAPRDADGRELPRRAGVSSFGFGGVNAHVVLEEYVPRAETPAPAAGPVAVVLSAAGPETLQARARQLVERIDSGALAETDLPNLAYTLQVGRAALPERLAFLAHSLAEVRQRLTAHLDGTKTHGLHQARAERQGPWGELVGDDDIAVAIDNWIAKGKLGRLLKLWVTGFDFDWRRLYADRPMRRLPLPTYPFRLQRYWIADGTAAQVRPRAPHVRELNGQDFFLRDHRVQDAPTLPGAAYLEFVREALATTTGVRLRDVTWLRPLAIADTAALHVEVDAAHAFRAYVEESGTRVVHASGTAHVDPDLTADTEVHDIEALRAICSARHDGAEIYELFARIGMGYGPAFQAIEELHHGDDIAVSRLRLPASAAGSFALNPSMLDAALQTTLGLVLGEQGGDLSEAALPFAVREVQVLAPTPSQGFALVRRAADDRRDSGVRRLDVDLCDDTGAVCVRILGFSTRARKRRATAPEVTAPEAPALLIEPAWSRAAAPEAAAEQVNHHVVLCELPAIDAGELGGLLGGGGEHWHGTGEVEDRYTGYAERLLELVRDQARQPAPRLVQVVTPAGSPWLGGLSGMLRTARLEHPKLLTQWIEIDDAPSAVALADRLRRDAADSEQEVVRHAGGARQVSRWREIPAPAPELPWRDAGVYLLTGGAGGLGALVAEEIARRVQSPALVLCGRSPAGPEQEELLLRLRAAGAKADYRALDVADRDAVFQAVREVEARHGALHGIVHAAGVLRDGFLARKSAADVRDVFAAKVTGLRHLDEASAHSALECFIGFSSMAAFGNVGQADYAAGNAFMDGYAAHREALVARGERSGRTLVVNWPLWDKGGMGGAASTVDLLESVGMRPMRADVGIDALHRAWAARLPQVIALDGDHARMREQFVPAPVAEPEPVLPAVSAPAPVAQAPAAPAPVAPAPAAPAPVAAAPAASDVLPVVADLMASLLEIDPAELPHDAPLIDYGFDSIFMMQFLTQAQTHVDANLTLDVIADCDTLQEIAAAIAGASAPESAPAPREPVAAVPEPVVIPEPRREPVSANEFPELVRMNGVTEGRPVFWVHHGNGGVESYAPVAARTARPFYGIQPKGWIDDTEILTGQVAMAEFYASLILAVQPEGPYDIGGFSLGGLFAYEVVRQLQLRGAEVNTLVMLDTLDAAATNKANDIIVGGDFSPEVVSKVSDYRAVNLILGNNSFESHGGNTPILTREEVDTTLDGPAFLDSLIEAALERGIKKTEAQLRSRVRQLSRYLEATQLERYELRPLPKPDGLRCYYLRNASGEFFGAFREFMVLFPNPELPEVDGSGYWQGWPEHIDDFFTIDVDTAMHSEVMTAPASLEKLMRLVDRLYAPETEGGR